Part of the Maridesulfovibrio ferrireducens genome, GACTCAGCTTCCAGTGAATGTTGACTCTGGCAATCTTGGGTTAATCAGCAAAATTGTTCATGCGGAGTCAGGTCAATGGCAGGCTTCTTTACTAGTAATGCCTTTGCCTAAAAGCGATCCACAGGGTTATGGTTCAGCTATGACTTATGCTCGCAGGTACGGACTTTCTGCTCTGATTGGAATCGTTACCGAACATGATGACGATGCTGAAGGTTCATGTCGTCCGCAAAATGAAAATGGCGGGTACAATCCGGACAGGCATTTGGGATCACGCGTTACAGAATTATGTCAAAAACAACTTCCAGATGATGGAGCAACATCCTTCAATCTGCCTCGTCTTGAAGGTATTCAGTACAGCAAAGAAACGGCCCGTGACGGTA contains:
- a CDS encoding ERF family protein translates to MTNIDLCSPNITELAGAMLKVQQALKPAHKDGQNNFTNSKYASLLSVMDSCREALLANGIWMTQLPVNVDSGNLGLISKIVHAESGQWQASLLVMPLPKSDPQGYGSAMTYARRYGLSALIGIVTEHDDDAEGSCRPQNENGGYNPDRHLGSRVTELCQKQLPDDGATSFNLPRLEGIQYSKETARDGNLCILATGNTHSQKDLLRKAGFRWDGNRKLWWKYEHAA